A stretch of the Uranotaenia lowii strain MFRU-FL chromosome 3, ASM2978415v1, whole genome shotgun sequence genome encodes the following:
- the LOC129756280 gene encoding uncharacterized protein LOC129756280 isoform X1 → MRSLFVFGRLNAIRDARSIQFSVNRRRAMTATNSSKCSTLPVVGSRRLVDLSQEERQSFLASFDYVLTDCDGVIWSLQGEIEGVGAAISLLKSYGKSVFYVSNNSVRSLDNYKKQILRLGQEPDLRDLNNPATSVIKYLKSINFTGLIYAIVPEEFLKLLREAGYEVLTGPAEPMSESFHVILPATRDKQPVKAVIIDSDVNVNNLKLMRAEAYLKRDPDCLFLAGATDYEIAVGNAFTFIGPGYYVEILERATSRKATVLGKPSLELGKLLTDRYGIKDPRRVLFVGDMLSQDIAFGRVAGFQTLLVLTGGTSMDQLLALKEGDHIPDFYTDGFADLGKLGVQNTRVSNL, encoded by the exons atgcgttcccttttcgtcttcggtcgtttgaatgcgatccgcgatgccag atCCATTCAGTTCAGCGTAAACCGGCGACGCGCAATGACGGCGACGAATTCCAGTAAATGTAGCACATTGCCAGTTGTTGGCTCCAGGCGTTTGGTGGACCTGAGCCAGGAAGAAAGACAATCGTTTCTAGCCTCGTTTGACTATGTTCTAACCGATTGTGACG GAGTGATTTGGTCCCTTCAGGGTGAAATTGAAGGCGTTGGAGCAGCCATAAGCTTGCTGAAAAGCTATgggaaaagtgttttctatgTGTCGAATAATAGCGTTCGATCGTTGGACAATTACAAGAAACAGATTTTGCGACTAGGTCAGGAACCAGATTTAAGAGATTTGAACAATCCAGCTACAAGTGtcataaaatatctgaaatcgatcAATTTTACCGGTTTGATATACGCTATTGTTCCAGAGGAGTTTCTCAAGTTGCTTCGAGAGGCCGGATATGAAGTCCTTACCGGG CCAGCCGAGCCGATGTCTGAGTCGTTTCACGTTATCTTGCCGGCGACTCGTGATAAGCAGCCAGTTAAGGCGGTGATAATTGACTCGGACGTCAACGTAAACAACCTGAAACTTATGCGTGCCGAAGCATATCTGAAGCGTGATCCAGATTGTTTATTCCTGGCCGGAGCGACCGATTATGAAATTGCCGTTGGGAATGCGTTCACGTTTATTGGCCCCGGTTATTATGTTGAAATACTAGAACGGGCCACAAGTAGAAAGGCCACCGTTCTGGGGAAACCGAGTCTGGAACTAGGGAAGCTGCTCACCGATCGGTATGGTATCAAAGATCCTCGAAGAGTTCTGTTCGTTGGAGATATGCTTTCGCAGGATATCGCCTTTGGGCGAGTCGCCGGATTTCAGACTCTTCTGGTGCTGACGGGTGGCACTTCGATGGACCAATTACTCGCTCTCAAGGAAGGAGATCATATTCCGGACTTTTACACCGACGGATTTGCAGACCTAGGGAAATTGGGGGTTCAAAACACACGCGTATCGAACTTGTGA
- the LOC129756280 gene encoding uncharacterized protein LOC129756280 isoform X2 yields the protein MTATNSSKCSTLPVVGSRRLVDLSQEERQSFLASFDYVLTDCDGVIWSLQGEIEGVGAAISLLKSYGKSVFYVSNNSVRSLDNYKKQILRLGQEPDLRDLNNPATSVIKYLKSINFTGLIYAIVPEEFLKLLREAGYEVLTGPAEPMSESFHVILPATRDKQPVKAVIIDSDVNVNNLKLMRAEAYLKRDPDCLFLAGATDYEIAVGNAFTFIGPGYYVEILERATSRKATVLGKPSLELGKLLTDRYGIKDPRRVLFVGDMLSQDIAFGRVAGFQTLLVLTGGTSMDQLLALKEGDHIPDFYTDGFADLGKLGVQNTRVSNL from the exons ATGACGGCGACGAATTCCAGTAAATGTAGCACATTGCCAGTTGTTGGCTCCAGGCGTTTGGTGGACCTGAGCCAGGAAGAAAGACAATCGTTTCTAGCCTCGTTTGACTATGTTCTAACCGATTGTGACG GAGTGATTTGGTCCCTTCAGGGTGAAATTGAAGGCGTTGGAGCAGCCATAAGCTTGCTGAAAAGCTATgggaaaagtgttttctatgTGTCGAATAATAGCGTTCGATCGTTGGACAATTACAAGAAACAGATTTTGCGACTAGGTCAGGAACCAGATTTAAGAGATTTGAACAATCCAGCTACAAGTGtcataaaatatctgaaatcgatcAATTTTACCGGTTTGATATACGCTATTGTTCCAGAGGAGTTTCTCAAGTTGCTTCGAGAGGCCGGATATGAAGTCCTTACCGGG CCAGCCGAGCCGATGTCTGAGTCGTTTCACGTTATCTTGCCGGCGACTCGTGATAAGCAGCCAGTTAAGGCGGTGATAATTGACTCGGACGTCAACGTAAACAACCTGAAACTTATGCGTGCCGAAGCATATCTGAAGCGTGATCCAGATTGTTTATTCCTGGCCGGAGCGACCGATTATGAAATTGCCGTTGGGAATGCGTTCACGTTTATTGGCCCCGGTTATTATGTTGAAATACTAGAACGGGCCACAAGTAGAAAGGCCACCGTTCTGGGGAAACCGAGTCTGGAACTAGGGAAGCTGCTCACCGATCGGTATGGTATCAAAGATCCTCGAAGAGTTCTGTTCGTTGGAGATATGCTTTCGCAGGATATCGCCTTTGGGCGAGTCGCCGGATTTCAGACTCTTCTGGTGCTGACGGGTGGCACTTCGATGGACCAATTACTCGCTCTCAAGGAAGGAGATCATATTCCGGACTTTTACACCGACGGATTTGCAGACCTAGGGAAATTGGGGGTTCAAAACACACGCGTATCGAACTTGTGA
- the LOC129757486 gene encoding small integral membrane protein 14, with the protein MSDEFDGCECIWSHEIAMRRLLSILRNGQSYCTDNECIDLPQGPNQGAGENFFLMMIFMIFAVILYVMRPSSLRRRNDLNKALPPSNDGPNDGGAPPAVN; encoded by the exons ATGAGCGACGAATTCGACGGATGCGAATGCATCTGGAGTCACGAGATTGCGATGCGTCGACTGCTGTCGATT CTCCGCAACGGCCAATCCTACTGTACGGACAATGAGTGCATTGATT TGCCCCAAGGGCCCAACCAAGGTGCGGGAGAAAACTTCTTCCTGatgatgatttttatgatttttgctgTGATATTGTACGTCATGCGGCCGTCTTCGCTCCGCCGGCGGAACGATCTGAACAAAGCGCTGCCCCCATCGAATGAT GGACCCAACGATGGTGGTGCTCCACCGGCTGTTAACTGA